The Salvia splendens isolate huo1 chromosome 21, SspV2, whole genome shotgun sequence genome includes a window with the following:
- the LOC121785232 gene encoding uncharacterized protein LOC121785232, producing the protein MATAAVMPQAFLSIAKSKPNPNKPSPLFKPLPTIKLKKQPLQLVSSLPNEFDVLPVQSEDIVDHPDGVVFSERAADPSPVDQVIAGFSSERLSFEGAAGLLSATSCVAVPESGNGNSEEEIQRQIDRAINATIVLSAGSFAITKLLTIDHDYWHGWTLFEIVRYAPQHNWSAYEEALKTNPVLAKMVISGVVYSVGDWIAQCYEGKPIFDFDRARMFRSGLLGFTLHGSLSHYYYQFCEALFPFHDWWVVPAKVVFDQTLWSAVWNSIYYTLLGFLRFESPVTVFRELRATFWPMLTAGWKLWPFAHLITYGVIPVEQRLLWVDCVELIWVTILSTYSNEKSEARISDATSSNGPSEE; encoded by the exons ATGGCCACCGCTGCCGTCATGCCGCAAGCATTCCTTTCTATCGCCAAATCCAAACCCAATCCAAACAAACCCTCCCCTCTCTTCAAACCCCTACCCACCATCAAGCTCAAGAAGCAGCCCCTGCAGCTGGTGAGCTCACTGCCCAACGAATTCGACGTCTTACCCGTGCAGAGCGAAGACATAGTTGACCACCCGGACGGCGTCGTTTTCTCCGAGAGAGCAGCCGATCCGTCCCCTGTCGATCAGGTGATTGCGGGTTTCAGTAGCGAGAGGCTGTCTTTCGAGGGCGCCGCAGGGCTCTTGTCCGCCACTTCCTGCGTCGCTGTTCCTGAATCCGGCAATGGGAATAGCGAGGAGGAAATCCAGAGGCAGATTGACCGGGCGATTAATGCTACTATTGTGCTATCTGCTGGCTCTTTCGCTATAACAAAGTTGCTCACTATTGATCATGATTACTGGCAT GGATGGACACTTTTTGAGATAGTGAGATATGCGCCTCAGCACAACTGGAGTGCTTACGAGGAAGCCCTTAAAACAAACCCAGTCTTGGCAAAAATGGTAATAAGTGGAGTGGTTTACTCTGTCGGGGATTGGATTGCACAA TGCTATGAAGGGAAGccgatttttgattttgatcgTGCACGCATGTTCCGGTCTGGTCTGCTGGGATTTACGCTGCACGGATCACTTTCTCATTATTACTATCAGTTTTGCGAG GCTTTGTTTCCTTTTCATGACTGGTGGGTGGTTCCTGCGAAAGTTGTCTTTGATCAGACGTTATGGTCTGCAGTTTGGAATAGCATCTATTACACACTTTTAGGCTTCTTACGTTTCGAGTCCCCTGTCACCGTGTTTAGAGAGCTGAGAGCTACATTCTGGCCCATGTTGACG GCGGGATGGAAGCTTTGGCCCTTTGCTCATCTCATTACCTACGGTGTGATCCCTGTCGAACAAAGGCTTCTGTGGGTTGATTGCGTGGAGCTCATTTGGGTCACAATATTGTCAAC ATACTCAAATGAGAAATCCGAAGCACGAATATCTGATGCTACATCCTCAAATGGTCCATCTGAG GAGTAA